The following are encoded in a window of Sminthopsis crassicaudata isolate SCR6 chromosome 3, ASM4859323v1, whole genome shotgun sequence genomic DNA:
- the MAMSTR gene encoding MEF2-activating motif and SAP domain-containing transcriptional regulator, producing MTLVASAQCSQLIRSKFRSVLQLRIHRRSQDQRESGQKPDQSSAGAQASSHSVLLPTNGSRGPQHLAPAPAPWGTQLSFTQPFLPPRDSVDPWISAPAPHQASITGSSPLSCDSGVPKGSPPTLPFSGATLKKARGDSHPREPRPRLKPLKYHAYVPPEHRGGPGAAAPAQGSPPREDGQLPGHKQDLSLPRPWGSGPSLQDSPAPPEISRPVAPKPKLELQTLRLEELTVSELRQQLRLRGLPVSGPKPALLERLRGAGARDRPLPLQRPARSPGVRSRPSPSSSSKPRSRPRPRTEPQAPPRTAGKSSWPRPAAPEAPPAPPAPSGAPSLEEELQEAIRRAQLIPHHSIQDILDEPLEPPAEALPPPPLDFPGSFDLLSPSPPPDSEGLSSVFSSWPPSPASSPSPGPERPLHAADWLEALTGSPALDCSGPAPSIFCTDFAEPGTSRLWDLGAEDW from the exons ATGACCCTCGTTGCCTCGGCTCAGTGTTCGCAGCTCATCCGCTCCAAGTTCCGCTCCG TCCTTCAGCTCCGGATCCATCGGCGATCCCAGGACCAGCGGGAGAGTGGGCAGAAGCCCGACCAGTCCTCGGCTGGAGCCCAGGCCTCTAGTCACTCAGTCCTTCTCCCCACTAATGGATCCAGAGGACCCCAGCACCTGGCCCCAGCTCCTGCCCCTTGGGGAACACAGCTTTCTTTCACCCAGCCTTTTCTTCCACCTAGGGATTCAG TGGATCCCTGGATCTCGGCCCCAGCCCCCCACCAAGCTTCCATCACCGGCTCCTCCCCATTGTCCTGTGACTCTGGGGTCCCCAAAGGCAGTCCGCCCACCCTCCCCTTTTCTGGGGCGACACTGAAGAAG GCCAGAGGAGACAGTCACCCGAGGGAGCCCAGGCCCAGACTGAAACCCCTCAAGTACCACGCGTATGTGCCCCCAGAGCATCGGGGAGGGCCAGGGGCCGCGGCGCCGGCCCAGGGAAGCCCCCCCAGGGAGGACGGGCAACTCCCAGGCCACAAGCAGGACCTGTCTTTGCCCAG GCCTTGGGGGTCGGGACCCAGCCTCCAGGACAGCCCAGCCCCCCCGGAAATCTCCCGACCAGTGGCCCCTAAGCCCAAGTTAGAGCTTCAGACCCTCCGCCTGGAGGAGCTCACG GTCTCGGAGCTCCGCCAGCAGCTCCGCCTGCGGGGCCTCCCGGTGTCCGGGCCCAAACCGGCCCTGCTGGAACGGCTCCGGGGGGCGGGGGCGCGGGACAGGCCGCTCCCGCTGCAGCGGCCGGCGCGGAGCCCCGGGGTCCGCTCCCGGCCCAGCCCGAGTTCCAGCTCGAAGCCCAGGTCTCGTCCGCGCCCTCGGACTGAGCCCCAGGCCCCTCCGAGAACAGCTGGAAAGTCC TCCTGGCCCCGCCCCGCCGCCCCCGAGGCCCCGCCTGCTCCTCCCGCCCCGTCCGGAGCCCCGTCCTTGGAAGAGGAGCTCCAGGAGGCCATCCGCAGGGCGCAG CTCATCCCCCATCACTCCATCCAGGACATTCTGGACGAGCCTCTGGAGCCTCCGGCAG AAGCTCTGCCCCCGCCCCCGCTGGACTTCCCGGGCTCCTTCGACCTCCTGTCCCCGTCCCCACCGCCGGACTCCGAGGGCCTGTCCTCCGTGTTCTCCTCGTGGCCTCCGTCCCCGGCCAGCTCCCCGTCGCCCGGCCCCGAGCGGCCCCTGCACGCCGCCGATTGGCTGGAGGCTCTGACCGGAAGCCCGGCTCTGGACTGCTCCGGCCCGGCCCCCAGCATCTTCTGCACCGACTTCGCAGAGCCCGGGACCAGCAGACTCTGGGACTTGGGCGCGGAGGACTGGTGA